The sequence ACCGCCGAGTACGGCGACTACGTGACCGGACCCAAAGTGGTTGCTGCCGAGAGCCGCAAAGCCATGGAAGAGGCTCTGGCCCGCATCCAGAGCGGCGAGTTCGCCCGTCAATTCGTGGCCGAAACCGAAGCCGGTTACCCCCAGATGAAGCAATGGCGTCAGGAAATGGACGACCACCCCCTCGAAGTGGTGGGAGCCAAACTGCGCAGCATGATGCCTTTCATCAGCAAGAAAGAACTCGAAGTTTAATTTTCAGACTTCACAGAGGCCCGAGGGTGAGAATCCTCGGGTTTTTTATTTCAGCAGTGGAACAAGAATGGTTTCCACTTCGTTCAGGTATTCTGTGAGACCACAGTTTTGACCTCTGGTTTTGAGGTCGTTAAGATCTGCTTCAAGCCAGCAAGGTTCTTCTCTGTAGACATTGCCACACAGCAAACGATCCAGCACCCTTTTGGGATCCCGGTGATCGTTCTTGCCATTCAAGCGCTCTGGTTGCTGTGTGGGATCAAAAGCCAATTCCTGATGCAATTCTTGTAAGAGCTGCTGTTCCTGTCCAGATCCAGTACGAAATCCAATCAACACCCAAGCTTCACGACATCTCTTTGCAACACCAATCAACACATGCTGGTTGGTGTGATCCGTATGTTCGTCTCTGGCTTGAACCAAACCATCGCGGCGTGTGGGCTGATTGTCTTCGTCGCGAAAAAGCACGACTGCTCTGGCGTTCGCTTGATAAGCAAGACGAAGGGCTTTTCTTGCTGCAACAGCATCAGGCTCTGCAGGAAGACCATTGAAATGTCCGTGGGCTGGAGGCAGGCCACTCTTCTTGTAGGTTTCTGGAACATCGCGCCATGCCAAATACGGATGCTGACCCATGCCCTTCCAAACAGGTTTGGCTTCCAAGGGCATGTGTTCCCACCAATCAATCTCTTTCAGCAAAACCTGCTCTGTAAAACCTTGCACGACGCGGGGATCACTGCTGCCTTCACAAACCAAGAAAATCACATTTTCAGGTTCACTCATGGCTTTCTTGATTCCTCTTGAGCACCCAGTCTTCACCTGCGTAACTCCAGAATTCTCCTGGGGCCATCACTTCTTTCCATTTTTCAAACTCTGGGTGATCGGTGAGTTTGGCAATCACTGTGCCTCGCTCTGGGTCAAGGGTGGCAATTCGGACTTCCTCTGGCTTGAGGTGATCCAACAGGTATGGCGAGTGGGTGGTGGCAATGATCTGAAGCTCTGGATTGAGCTTTTGGATTTCACGAATGGCAGAGAAAAGGTCTTTTATGGCTTTTGGATGCAGTGCTCTGTCTATATCATCCACCAATATGATACCAGGACCTTTGAAGAGAAACATACATGTGATAAGAAAAATTGATATTAGCGTTCCTTCACTGGCATATTCTGCACGAATATCTTTAGATTCCTTGAAATCAATTATTAATTTATCCCCAATAACACTTTCAGGGAATTTATTGATATATTCTTTATTGAACCAATTATCACTTTTAATTTTTTCTCTCCGAATCTTAATTTTCACTATATTTGGAATGACCATTTTTATAAAATTTTGTATATTTATAAAATCTTCCGGGGAATCATTAATGATTCCAGATATAATGGTAGCCAATCCAGATCCATTTGATTCCAGAATAGGAATTTCTAGGGGGCTATACGAAGCAGCAGATATTCTAGATACAGAAGGCGAACACAGGAATACATCGTCTGCCATCATCATCAAATAAACTTCTTGATCGCGAAGCTCACTATAGCTCATATTTTCGTTACCATCCAACAAACCAAGTCCGTCTAATCCTTTTACCATCCATTTATTTCTAGTTTCTGATTTATAAAATGATAAATCTATATTATATTTATCTCCTAACAATCTCATCTCCATAGATTGTCTCACACCCAATTTCCAATTCAAAAATGCCTCAGGGCTATAAATTTTATTTACATCAAAAGATTCTTCTTTAGACAAAAACATTCTTTTTAGAGGGTTTAATTTTAGTTTTAGAACTCGATTAATTCCATCCAAAAGTGTACTTTTCCCACATGAATTGGGTCCAACAATCACTGTCAATGGCTCCAAATCCACCTGCACATCCTGAAGCGACAGAAAATTCTGAAATCGAACCGAGGTCAACATGCATTAAGTTTACCACCAGAGTAACGCCTCAA comes from Deinococcus misasensis DSM 22328 and encodes:
- a CDS encoding AAA family ATPase is translated as MLTSVRFQNFLSLQDVQVDLEPLTVIVGPNSCGKSTLLDGINRVLKLKLNPLKRMFLSKEESFDVNKIYSPEAFLNWKLGVRQSMEMRLLGDKYNIDLSFYKSETRNKWMVKGLDGLGLLDGNENMSYSELRDQEVYLMMMADDVFLCSPSVSRISAASYSPLEIPILESNGSGLATIISGIINDSPEDFINIQNFIKMVIPNIVKIKIRREKIKSDNWFNKEYINKFPESVIGDKLIIDFKESKDIRAEYASEGTLISIFLITCMFLFKGPGIILVDDIDRALHPKAIKDLFSAIREIQKLNPELQIIATTHSPYLLDHLKPEEVRIATLDPERGTVIAKLTDHPEFEKWKEVMAPGEFWSYAGEDWVLKRNQESHE